The genomic DNA CGCACATTCGTTTCGATGCGATCGACTTGAGTGACGCATTCGACGATGCCATGAGCATGTTGTGCGGCGACGAACACAGGATCACCATGTATGTGGTCTGTCACGGAATACACTACACGATCCGTGAACTGAGTGTTACCAGGCAATCGATCAGGAAAGCACAGGCGGGGATGCCGCTTGGCTCCTGCAAGGTAGGTACGTCAGCAGCTAAACCGGTGTTGTCGCGAGCCGGTTGTATAGCTGCGATGGGTGCGCGACACGTACGGGGTTTTCGCTGCATTGAGCCTGCGCCTTGATTCACGTACCTGCGCCGCCATTGAAAAGCAGGAACCATGCCATCCCCACACCCGCCGCGACCGCCAGCGTGCGGATCATGCCCCACTTGAACTGGAACATGGCAATGAACGCTCCGGCGGTGATAAGCAACGACGCCACGTTAATCGTCGCCCACTCCGGTACAAGCAGGCGAACACCGAACCCGCGCCACTCTTCGATGCGATCGAACATCACATGAACACCGAACCAGATCGCCAGGTTCAGCACCACACCGACGACAGCGGCGGTGATGGTCGACAGTGCAGCGCTGAGCACCTTATTGCCCCGCAGGTGTTCGATGTAGGGCGCGCCCAGGAAAATCCACAGGAAGCAAGGCGTAAACGTGACCCACGTCGTGACGATCGAGCCGAGGATGCCCGCCATGATCGGGTCGAACGGTTCCGGGAAGCGGTACGCGCCCATGAAGCCGACGAACTGCACGATCTGAATCAGCGGCCCCGGCGTGGTCTCGGCCATGCCCAGCCCGTCGAGCATCTCGCCGGGCATCAGCCACTGGTACGTCTCCACCGCCTGCTGGGCAATGTAGGCCAGCACCGAATAGGCCCCGCCAAAGGTGACCACCGCCGCTTTGCTGAAAAAGATCGCCTCGGCGGCCAGCACATGCTCGCGCCCGAACACGGCCACCAGCGCCGCCACCGGTACGAACCATAGCGGCAGCCAGACCGCCAGCACCTTCAACGTTCGGCCCCAGCTTGGCCGGGTGTGTGCCTCGGCATGATCCGCCAGCGCCGCCGCCGGGCCGTTGTCTTCGCCGTGCCCCTTGAGTACCGCGAACAGGCTTGGCCACAGTCGACCGCCGATCAGCCCGAGCAGGCCCGCTCCGAGCACGATGATGGGAAACGGCACCTCGAAGAAGAAAATGCCGACGAACGCCAGCGCCGCGATGGCCACCATCAGCCGATTCTTCAATGCCTTGCTGCCGATGCGGATCACGGCCGAGATGACCACCGCCAGCACTGCCGCCTTGAGTCCGAAGAACAGCGCCTGCACCAGCGTCGCGTCCTGGTAGACAGCGTAGATCAGCGACAGCGCGAGGATCGCCACGAAGCCCGGCAGGATGAACAGCCCGCCGGCCACCAGCCCACCGCGCCAGCCGTGCAGCAGCCAGCCGATGTAAGTGGCCAGTTGCTGCGCTTCGGGCCCGGGCAGGAGCATGCAGTAGTTCAGTGCGTGCAGAAAGCGGTTCTCGCTGACCCAGCGTTTCTCGTCGACGAGGATGCGGTGCATGACCGCGATCTGCCCCGCCGGCCCGCCGAAGGACAACGCCGCCACCCGGCACCAGACCTTGAAGGCTTCGCCGAACGAGACGCGATGGCCGGTAAAGGCGCTGCTGCTTTCCGCCAGCAATGTCGCACCACTTGCCGTCGATGTATCACAGGGAAGTTCAGAATGATTGTCAGACAATGCGATCACTCCAAGCAAATCGCACTGGCTTTCACCCAGTAGCGAGACAGCCATTCTGACCGAGGGGGCGAAGCTTGTCCACGGGTAACGCCGACCGGCGTCTGCCGTGCCGATTACTCTTCCTCGCCATCAGCAAATACGCGGATGTGCCGTGGGCGGACGTACACCTTGCTGCCGGCTGCCAGGTTCATCGTCGCGAAGCGTTCCTGAGAGATTTCCGAAGTTAATCGCTGATTGGCGCTGGTCAGCAGTTCGACGCGTGCCAGCGGGCCGGCGGAATGAACGCGGACGACTTGCGCTTCGAGCGACGGCAGACCGTTGGTCTTGGTGTCGATCGTCACGTCATAGGGGCGGATGAACACGCGGGCATCGCCAGCGATCTGCCTGCGATCTTCGGGGAATGGAAGCTCCAGTGAACTGAACTGGACCGTGCCGCCACCGACGCTGCCGTGGAAGGCGTTGACGTCGCCGAGGAAGTGCATAACGAACTCGGTTGCGGGGTGGTGGAATACATCGTCGGGCGTGCCGACCTGTTCAATCTTCCCTTGGTGCATGACGACGACGCGGTCGGCGACCTCCAAAGCCTCGTCCTGGTCGTGCGTGACGAAGACGCTGGTGACGTGCAGTTCGTCGTGCAATCGACGCAGCCAGGCACGCAGTTCCTTGCGGACCTTGGCGTCCAACGCCCCGAACGGCTCATCCAACAGCAGCACCTTGGGTTCCACCGCCAAAGCGCGAGCCAGTGCGACGCGCTGACGCTGTCCGCCGGAGAGTTGGTGTGGGTAGCGACCGGCCAGGCCATCGAGTTGCACGAGCTTGAGCAGTTCATGCACCTTATCGCGAATGAAGGCCTTGCTCGGCCGGTCGCGCCTGCGCTTGACGCGCAGGCCGAAGGCGACGTTCTCAAAGACGCTCATGTGACGAAACAGTGCGTAGTGCTGGAAGACGAAACCGACCCCTCGCGAGCTGACGTGCCGGCGGGCGACATCTTCGTCATGAAAGTGGATCGAGCCTTGCTCGGGGTCGGCCTGCTCCAGGCCGGCGATGATGCGCAGCAGCGTCGTCTTGCCCGATCCCGAAGGTCCGAGCAGCGCGACCAGTTCGCCGGAGTTCACGTGCAGGCTGACGTCGTTCAACGCTTTGAACGTGCCAAAGGTCTTGCTGATGTTTTTAACTTCGATGCTCATGGTTCACTCTCCTGAACTTTCGCGAGTGGCGATGGCCAGGTCGCGAGCGATTTTCCATTCCACAACCGACTTCACCACCAGCGTGACCAGCGCGAGCATGGCCAGCAGTGACGCCACCGCGAACGAGGCGGTGAACATGTAGTCGTTGTAAAGCACTTCAATATGCAGCGGCATTGTGTTGGTTTCGCCCCGGATGCGGCCGGAAACGACGTAGACCGATCCGAACTCGCCCATGGCTCGGGCGTTGCAGAGGATGACGCCGTAGATCAGGCCCCACTTGATGTTCGGCAGCGTGATGCGCCAGAACGTCTGAAACCCGCTGGCCCCGAGGGTGAGGGCGGATTGCTCTTCTTCCGTGCCCTGAGCTTGCATGAGCGGGATGAGTTCGCGCACCACGAAGGGCATCGTGCCGAACGCGCTGACGATGATGATCGCCAGAGGTGTGAAGATGATCTGAATGCCCCACTCGCTCAGCGTCGGGCCGAACCAGCCGCGAGCGCCGAAAAGCAGGATGAAGATCATGCCCACGACCACCGGCGAGATGGCGAAGGGCAGATCGATGATGGTGATCAGGACGCTCTTGCCCCGGAAGTCGAACTTGGCGATCGCCCACGCGGCCGCGACGCCGAACACAGTATTCAAGGGCACCACAATGGCGGCGGTGATCAGCGTCAGACGGATCGCAGACAGCGAGTCGGTCTCACGGATGGCGGCGAGGTAGACCTGCAAGCCCTCCCCAAACGCATATGTGAACACGAGCACCAGCGGCATCAGCAACACAAGACTGATGAAGCCGAGCGCGATCGCAATCAGTGTCCTTCGAACCCAGGCCGACTCGCCCACCGCCGCTGGCAGCGGCGAGGATGAGGCGTGTGGTTGTATTGATGTTGCGATACTCATCTGTTCAAGTTCCTTTTTCGAGCTTCAGCCCTGGTATCGCCTGCTCCACCATTGCAGCAGATTGATCGCCAGCAGCAGGATGAATGCGGCGGTCAGCATGACCACGCTGATGGCGGTGGCCCCGTTGTAGTCGTAGTCCTCCAGCCGCACGACCACGAGCAGCGGCGCGATCTCCGTTCGGCCGGGCATGTTGCCTGCAATGAAAATCACCGAGCCGTACTCGCCCAGCGCCCGTGCAAACGCGAGGGCGAACCCGGTCAACAATGCCGGCAGCACCGCCGGGAAGATCACCCGGCGGAAGGTTTGAAGCCGGGACGCCCCCAGGCTCGCCGATGCTTCTTCGATTTCTTTCTCCAGGTCTTCAAGTGCCGGCTGAAGCGTTCGCACGACAAACGGCAGGCCGATGAGCGTGAGTGCGATCACGATGCCGACCCAGGTGTACGCGATCTGGATGCCGATCATGTCGAACCACTTGCCGATCCAGCCGGTGCGGGCGTAAAGCGTGGTCAGCGCGATGCCCGAGACGGCGGTGGGCAAGGCGAAGGGCAGGTCGACGATCGCATCGATCAGCCGTTTGCCGGGGAAGCTGTATCGCACGAGCACCCAGGCGACGATGAAGCCGAACACCGCGTTGAGCAGGGCCCCCACCAGCGAGGCCCCGAAGCTCAAGCGGTACGCGGCAAGCACACGCGGGTGGGCGATGCCCTTGGCCCAGAACTCGCTGAAACTCATCTGCGTCGCCGCCAGCACCAGTCCGCCAAGGGGGATCAGCAGCAGCAGCGTCATGTAAAGCAGCGTGAACCCCATGGTCAGGCCGAAGCCGGGCAGAACGCTGTGTTGTTTGAGTCGCAATGCCATGTCGCCCCTCTCGTGCGTGCATTCATGCGGCGGTGCCGCGTGTTAAAAACGAAACTGCAACTGAGCCCGCGCGGCAAGCTGATCGCCGGTTTCCGAAATCAGCAGTCCCTGGCCGGTGTTGGCGACCGGCACCGGGTCGAGGGCGTAGACCACCTCGAACGTCAGCTTGGCGTTGTGGCGATGCAGGTAGTAGTTCGCACCGACAGTGAGCAGGCTCACATCGCGCTGCGTGAGGTCGCGCGATCCGCCCTGGATGCCGCCGGCGTTGTTGCGGTAGTAGACGTTGTCGAAGTCGATCCACTCGTATCGGCCGAACAGTTCCACCTTGTCTGGCACGACGAACGCAGCCGCCTGGACGACCGCACCCCATTGCAGCGCTCCGTCAAGATTGTCCGGCAGGCCATTGAGCGAATCGGCGCTGAATCGCTGGCCCGTGATTGAGCCGAACATGCTGAATCCGTTGAGCTTGGCGGTCACATCGCCGGTCCACTTGAACACATCCGGCCGATTGAAGTCATTGCGCGTTCGGCCCCACTCGTAATCCGCGGCCGCACCGAGCAGCACCGCCACCTGGTCGCCGCTCCAACTCTGGTAGTCGCCGAACTGTCGCCAGCCGCGCGATACGTCATCGGCGACCAGCAGGTACTCGGCCCGGCCGGTGAGGGCGATATTCGTGCCTTCGTTATTGAAGTCGGTGCGAGCGTTGTACGAGCCGTTGTGTACCGTACCCGTCAGCCGAAGCCGATCCCACGGCTGCCAGGCAAGCTGCACGCCCTGGGCAAACTTGGTTGTGAAATAGTCGGCCGTGTACGAACGCTCGGCGGCAAGCTGGTTCGGTGCGCCGACGTTCTCCTCATGCAGGAACGAGGGCTTGAGCTGGCCGACACGAATGCTCAGATCATCGTTGAAGCGGTAACCGATCCACGCCCACGCGGCGCTGACCGATCCACCATTGCTTGAGTCCAGCCGCAGACGGTAGGTCCAGTTCGGGTTGATGAAGTGGCCCTGAAAATCGGTCTGCAATCGACGGAACTGAAAGCCGCCGGTGTCGCGGTCATCCGCTTCGCGGCGCTGATTTTGGATGTAGCGCACTTGGCCGACGATGCCCAGCCGCAACTCGTGGTTGCCGTCGTCGCTACGGATGAAATAGCCTCGGTTGTAGCCGGCCTGTACCGCCTGACTACGTCCATCGGCATCCGCGAGCGTCTCGTTAACCAAGGCACGCACTTCCTCTGCCCGGCGCTCGTCGAGCCAGCTATCGCTTTCGTCGGTCGCCCGCAGCCGCTGCAACTCAGTGTCCTGCGCTTCGACGCGTGTCTTGAGCGCGGCAAGCTCAGCCTCCAGTCGTTGCAGACTGGTCGAGTCGTCGGCGAATGCCGTCGGGTTGTGTGCCAGTGCGAACAAAATTCCAGTTCCCAAGAGTGTTGCTGTCGTTTTCATAACCGAAGCTCCTTGTAACCGGCCGAGGCAGTACAGGGCCGGCCTAAGTGAAGCTCCGGTTGTCCGGTCGCTTGCGTATTTGTTGTTATCCCGACACACGTGTGTCGAGCGGGTTGTCGAATCGTTGTTTCTCGCTGACTTCAAGCTGGACCACATGCCCATCGTGAATCGTCAGCGTCAGTTGCCCGAACCGCAGGCCGGCTGCTTTGCGTTGCACCTCCGCCAGCCAGGCACTCTCGCGCAACGGCGGGGCACGATGGTGTTGTGATGCATCGGTTGGCATGGGTCATCCTTCACGGGGTGTAAATCTGGTCGAATGTTCCGCCGTCGCGGAAGTGCACGCGGTTGGCTTCGTCCCAACCGCCGAACACGTCGTCGATGGTGAACATCTCCACGTCGGGGAACTGATCGCGGTATTTTTCTTGAGCTGCCTCGGCCACCGGTCGGTAGTAGTACCGACCTGCCAGGTCCTGCCCCACGTCGGTATAGAGATATTCCAGGTACGCTTGTGCCACGTCGGTCGTACCATGACGCTCGGCGTTGCGCTCCACCAGCGCCACCGTCGGCTCGGCAAGAATGCTCACCGGCGGCACGACCATCTCTAGGCCCGCTTCGTCCAACTCCCGGCTGCCAAGCAGAATCTCGTTTTCCCAGTTGATCAGCACATCACCCAGCCCACGTTGGATGAAGGTGTTGGTCGCGCCGCGGGCGGCTGTGTCGAGCACAGGCACGTTGTTGTAGATTGCCGCGACAAAAGCTTGAGCGGCCTGTTGAGCCGACGCCACCTCGTCGGCATGGGCGGGGTCGTTCAGCTTGGCCACAAAGTCCGGGCCAAGCTCGCGCTGAAGTGCCGCGCCCCACATGGCCAGGTAGTTCCACCGTGCCACGCCAGAGGTTTTGGGGTTGGGCGTAATCACCTCCACATCGCTTCGGGTCAGGTCCTCCCACGTGTGGATGTTCTTCGGGTTGCCCTTGCGCACCAAAAAGGCGAGCGTGGACGAGTAAGGCGCGTTGTTATGCGGCAGCTTGCCCTGCCAGTCACGCGGCAGGCGGTCGGTCCGCTCGGCAATCGCGTCGATGTCGGCCGCAAGCGCCAGCGTCACTACGTCGGCTTCCAGGCCGTCGATCACCGCACGCGATTGACCGCCCGAGCCGCCATGCGACATACGGATGCGAACACGCTCGCCGGTCTGCTCATACCAGTGCTCGGCGAACGCCTGGTTGAACTCACGGTACAACTCCCGCGTCGGGTCGTACGACACGTTCAGGATCGTGCGATCCGTCGCTGCTTCGGAGTCGCCACAGCCGGTGAGCGACAGGCTCCCCAACAGGGCCGCGCCCGCCAGCGTGGCAAGGGTGTATGACTTGGCTCGGGTTCGTAACGATTTCATGGTCAGGTTTCCTTTCGCAGGTGCTTCGTTTGATGCAAGACGGTTTTCAAATCCGGACTTCAGCCCGGTGGTCAGGTTCCGCGTCAATCAGTTTCCTTCCGATCAGATCGAACAGCGGCGTCGTCAGGTAGCGCTCACCACTACTCGGGGCGAACGTGACGATGGTGTAATGCCGGTTCTCCGGCTCGGCCGCTATGCGTGCGGCGGCGGCAAGGTTCGCCCCCGTGCTGATCCCGGCCAAGATGCCCTCCTCGTGCGCCAGCCGACGCGCCCAGTGGATGGCTTCTTCCGCCGAGACGCGCTCGATGTCGTCGAGCAATTCACGATCAAGGTTGGTAGGTACGAAGCCCGCGCCGATGCCCTGAATGCGATGCGGTCCCGATTCGCCACCCGAGATCACCGGTGACTCGGCAGGCTCGACCGCCACCGCTGCGAGGTCAGGGTTCTTCTTGCGCAGGTAGCGTGTCGTGCCCGTGATCGTGCCGCCCGTGCCCACACCGGCGACGAGGACGTCGACCTTGCCATCCGTGTCCGCCCAGATTTCCGGCCCAGTGGTCTGCTCGTGAATGCGCGGGTTGGCGGGATTGTCGAACTGCTGCGGCAGCCAGCCGACCGATGTCTTCTTCAGAAGTTCATGGGCACGCTGAATCGCGCCCTTCATGCCCAGCGGGGCGGGCGTCAGTTCCAGGTTCGCCCCGAGCCCGCGCAGCAGCGCCCGCCGTTCGTGGCTCATTGATTCGGGCATCGTGAGCGTCAGCTTGTAGCCCTTCGCCGCCGCGACGAACGCCAGCGCGATGCCGGTATTGCCGCTGGTCGGCTCGATGATGTGCGTCCGGCCCGGCTCGATCTGGCCCGCCTGCTCCGCCGCCTCAAGCATCGCCCGACCGATGCGGTCCTTGACGCTCGACAGCGGGTTGAAAAACTCCAGTTTCAGCAGCACGGTCGCGTGCTCCGGCGGGATCACGCGGTTCAGCCGGACCAGCGGCGTGTGGCCGATGGTGCTGGTGATGTTCGGGAAGGTGGTGTGGTGCGGCACAAGGGGCTCTCCGGTGGCGTGGTCAACAATGGAACGTCCACCTGCTTAGAACAACCGTCGTGCCAGAGCGCAACATGGCCATTAGTAGCTTTTAATGCGTCACTTACGTTTTTAGGCCAGAATGCGGACCTTGGGATTCCATCTCATTTAACGGATTTAGCCGTTATATATTATGGACAACCGTGCTAAATGATGGTCTATTGGTTCCGATGGATCAGTTCCGCACCCTGCTTCTGGACGTGTGGCGCGAGGCGTGCCGGCACATCGAAATCGAGCGGTCAACCGAGACGATTGCCCGCATCCTGCCTCACCGCTTGCCCGTGGACCGCCTGGTCGTGTTTGCCTTTGACTTCACGCAAGGCCTTGCCATCCCGCGCGCGGACAGTCTCACCATTCCTCAGGATGTCGCGCCGCCTCGAACGTTGCGATCACCCGACCGCCGATTGCTTGAAGCGTGGTGCCGACGCCATGAGGTCATCCTTCACCGCCTCGGCGATCAGCAGCACGATGTCCTTCGCCTGCTCGCCGGCTCACCGCTGGATGGCAGTTGGCTCGCCGCGCCGCTGACCAGCGAGCATGGCTACGCCGGGGCCCTGCTGTTGCGCGCCCACCCGCCGGCGGAGTTCGAGCCGGAGCATGCCCGGATGGTTGAGTTGTTGATCGAGCCATTCTCTGTCGCATTGGAAAACGACCACCGCCTGCACGAACTCGACGCCTTGCGCGAAGCTGCCGAGGCGGACAAGCGATCAGCCCTCTCTCGTCTCGGACGTGAAGATTTAGTCGACACCATCGTCGGCGACGACGGCGGTTTGAAGGCAGTGATGGAACGCGCAGCTCTCGTGGCCCGTTCCGACCTGCCGGTGCTGATCCTTGGCGAAACCGGATCGGGCAAGGAAGTCATTGCCCGCGCCATTCACGAGCAGTGCCCGCGCGCCAAAGGCCCGTTCATTCGCGTCAACTGCGGCGCAATTCCGCCGGAGCTGATCGACTCGGAACTGTTTGGCCACGAAAAAGGCGCGTTTACCGGCGCGACCGCGTCCCGACGCGGCTGGTTCGAGCGAGCCGACGAAGGCACGCTGCTGCTTGATGAAATCGGCGAACTGACGCCTGCCGCACAGGTTCGCCTGCTCCGCGTGCTTCAGGAGGGAACGTTCGAGCGGGTCGGCGCGGAACGGCCGATCCATGTCAACGTTCGCATCATCGCCGCCACGCACCGCGATCTTCCCGCCATGGTGCAGGCCGGGCAGTTCCGCGAAGACCTCTGGTATCGCGTCGCCGGCTTCCCCATCGTGCTGCCGCCATTGCGCGAGCGCAAACAGGACATCCCCGCGCTCGCCACACACTTTGCCGAGCGCGCCGCAAGACGATTCGGCCTGCGTACGCAATCGCCGACTTCCACCGACCTGTCACTGCTCACCAACTACGATTGGCCCGGCAACATCCGCGAACTCGCCTCCGTGATCGACCGCGCCGCCATCCTCGGCGACGGCCATCGCCTGGCGATTGCCCAGGCCCTCGGTGGCGTCACCAGCCCCGACGCCACTCGGCCAAGTCAAACGCTTAACCCAACCGCACAACGCAACACGCTTGCCACCCTCGACGAAGCGACGCGGCAACACATCGAAGCTACCCTGGCCGCCACCCACGGCCGCATCGAAGGTGAACGCGGAGCAGCGAAACTGCTCGACATCAACCCTCACACCCTGCGTGCTCGCATGCGAAAGCTGGGCGTGGACTGGGCAAAGTATCGCTGACCATGCAAGACGCTCAATGGTGATCGCTATGTCGCGATGGCGAAACAAACTGAATCATCTACATTGAACCGACCCGCATCCCTTCAACACACTTCCCCGCCGGACACCGCTCCGTCTGCCAAGGCCGCGTTGCGCCTGAGCAACGAGGCCCCTGCCGACACGTTCATAAAGACGATGCTAGGGTAACACCTTCAATGGGCCGCAAGCCCGTATTCTGTGCGAAAGCACTCGGTCCCCGTGCCAGTCCCCAAGCGTCGGTCACCGTACGTCCCTGAAAGTAGACGATAATGTGTATTTCCGGTTTGCCAATCGACAGTATGTTACGACAAAGGCGACTGTTAAAGAATTTCAGAGAATTCCCAAGAATTGCCTTGACGAATCCCCCCCTCTCCGCTTCCCCTGCCATAGGGCCAGAAACCCCGTGTTTTACGGGGTTTTCTTTTGCGCCCACTATGCCGCCCCGCTGATCCGCAGTCATGCCGGCAGCGCATAGCGGCGCAGGCTGGCGCGATGTTTCGCGGCCCGATCCAGTCACCAGAGCAGTCACCTTGCCGCCCTCGGTCCCCGTCGCGGCCTGCTGCTCAGCGATCGGCGCGACCACCGGCAGCGCCGCCAGGGCTGCGGCCTGTTGGTCATCGTCGGTTTTGAGATATCGCTGTGTCGTGGTGATGCTGGCGTGACGGGCCAGCGTCCGCACTGTCTCCACGGATGCCCCGCTCTGGCCGATCGCGGTGCAGAAGCTCACGCGAAGCGCATGGAAGTCGAAGCGGCCTTGTGCGGTGTCGTAGGCGATCCCTATCGAAGGCTCGCTGACATCGGCGTGGACGGCTTTGTAGTAGAAGCGGCGGCGGCGGCGTTGGAGACATCCGAGAAAGGCGAGTCTACATCGAGATACCTCTGCAACTTTATGGCCGCGCTCCTGCTCATCAAGGCCTATGCACCATCAACGCCGCTACGCTGGCTCAACGGCGTCAAGGATAATTTGGAGCAATGGAGTGCGATGCGCCACGCACCCACCGTTCTGGAATCAGAAATTTACTCGCTAGCCAACCTTTTCCACAGTGACGCGAAGGGGCAATTACGGCGATGCGCATCAGGCGTGGTCGTATGCTTGGCCGACGGTTTGGCGGCGCACGAATGGCGATGGCTCAACGATAAGTGGCGACTCGCATCCTCAACTGAGCCCCGGCGAATTCTAGGAGCGACGCTCATCTGGTCAGATGAGGCGCTTTCTAACGAGATCGACGATTTCATCACCAATCGTCGTTGGACGACGCACCGTCTCCTGCATCATCTGCTGGCGTGCGGCGCGGCCATCGCATCGGTCGCACGCATCGACGATCTCCCCGCTGTGCGTGGCCCGATCGTCGTCATTCATCCGAACCTGTTTCCTCGCCAGCAACAGGAACAAATCGCCGGGTACGAATTTGGATCTGTACTAACCATTGGTGGCGCCGGTGCGACCTTCCCAATCCCGTGTGACTCGCCACCCGTTTCCAGTGCGACTGAGGATGAAGAGCCGTTTAGCTGGGTCAACGAGCTACCGTTTCAACATGTGCCGCTCGATTTCATTCAGCACTGCGCTGATAAAATCAATGTCGCGTCGCACAACTTGCGGGTTCTGACGCATGCGGACTCGATTCACTTGATGGTCATGCAAACATCGCCGCGTAAAGTCCGTCTGCTGATTCGCAATGACGACGCCATTTACCTGAGTACGGAAATTGATGCGGGTCAGAATATCAAGTGTGTCACAGTGTTGTCCGGTTTTATAACATCGTCCATTGAACCCAGTGGCTCTCGATTCAGAGTGAAAGTTCCCTTACGGGGCATGGCGATCGTTGACGTGACATTTGAGGCAGAGGTGATGTGTCCATCACAAATGAACTGAAATTGGGCGCTTCAGGGTTCTGTCTGGGTAGCCGGGGTGAACACACGCCAATTGACAGTTTACGGAATCTAATCGATCCCTCTGTCCAGCCCAATGGCCGGCGCAACTCTCCCTGTGCGCAACCCATCAAACGGGATTTCTCTCGAAAAGTTCGCGCATTCTTTTAACAGCAAAATGGGCTTGGAATCCGGAGTTCGCGCGCAGCGTAAGTGCGGATAATTTCAGCGTTTGATGCTGTTAAACACTTTTTTGGAGCGGTTGGTGGCGCGCGTTAAAAG from Phycisphaerales bacterium AB-hyl4 includes the following:
- a CDS encoding sigma-54 interaction domain-containing protein, translating into MDQFRTLLLDVWREACRHIEIERSTETIARILPHRLPVDRLVVFAFDFTQGLAIPRADSLTIPQDVAPPRTLRSPDRRLLEAWCRRHEVILHRLGDQQHDVLRLLAGSPLDGSWLAAPLTSEHGYAGALLLRAHPPAEFEPEHARMVELLIEPFSVALENDHRLHELDALREAAEADKRSALSRLGREDLVDTIVGDDGGLKAVMERAALVARSDLPVLILGETGSGKEVIARAIHEQCPRAKGPFIRVNCGAIPPELIDSELFGHEKGAFTGATASRRGWFERADEGTLLLDEIGELTPAAQVRLLRVLQEGTFERVGAERPIHVNVRIIAATHRDLPAMVQAGQFREDLWYRVAGFPIVLPPLRERKQDIPALATHFAERAARRFGLRTQSPTSTDLSLLTNYDWPGNIRELASVIDRAAILGDGHRLAIAQALGGVTSPDATRPSQTLNPTAQRNTLATLDEATRQHIEATLAATHGRIEGERGAAKLLDINPHTLRARMRKLGVDWAKYR
- a CDS encoding tyrosine-type recombinase/integrase; protein product: MGIAYDTAQGRFDFHALRVSFCTAIGQSGASVETVRTLARHASITTTQRYLKTDDDQQAAALAALPVVAPIAEQQAATGTEGGKVTALVTGSGRETSRQPAPLCAAGMTADQRGGIVGAKENPVKHGVSGPMAGEAERGGFVKAILGNSLKFFNSRLCRNILSIGKPEIHIIVYFQGRTVTDAWGLARGPSAFAQNTGLRPIEGVTLASSL